tttatataaatttttccaattttctacatatttgtgttttttgattttttttaataatattttgataaaaaaCTCCTACTTTCACTGCAGCTTTCCAATTGGACCCTTCAGACTGGTGGGCCTCATGCTTCTTGATTTCATCCACTTTCTGGCTTCGACCTTCATCCCATTAGCCTCCAACCATGGAATTTTTTTACTTGAATTCGTCCATTTAGGAAAAATTGGGTTACgaaacattcaaaattttcatttgaattcatcTTGGCGAAAGGTTGGAAAATTTTATTTCTGACTttgattaaatttaaatttcttttagGACATTCAATGCTTTAACCTGCACATTCCCAGAAATTATTGGAGATAATGTATGATCTAACCTCTCATTCCATGAAAATGGAAAAATTAATTCtttcatgtttttattttatcCCCATTGACTTATTTTTGGATCTCGAAAtttcatgctttgattttttaCCGATCTAAACACAATCAGAAAGGCAAAacacaagaaagaaaaaagaaattatcttttcagggagatatgaaatttagatttatattttatttgaataaaatctaataaaaattatattgaaatgtattcaatatattttatttttttaattttttttcacatgaattaaaaaaagtaagttaattttttaatttcaaaatattatataaaaataaatacaataataaaaaattttaaaataatttatttttagaaatattaagaTAAAAAAAGGACATcttattttaaagtttaaatcgatttttggaaagtcggttgaatttatttgtataaatttttttaattttcttggtatttgtgatttttgatatttttttgttTAAACAAATCCAACCATTAAGCAACGGAAAAACAGTccaaaacaaagaagaaaaagaaaaggaacttCTGATCATTGCAGACAGAAGGTAATCTGATGCTGACATGCTGGCCCACATTTTCGTCCTCACTTCCCAATCGTTCACAGTTCACACCAACAATTATTTGAATACTCATCCTCACTTCccaatctttttatttttattttgaatacttCCGCCGACAATGGAAATTGgcgaatttaattatttaaagtaGGATGGATCGGCTGAGCCAAAAAGCAAACTGGGTCTGGTGAGGTATCAGTGCTCGTCTTTCTTTTCCATCGCTCCGCGCTTCTGAGGATCAGTCCTCTCTAGCTGTTGCTCATCGAATTCAAAGCAAGAAAACTAATATGGCAGCTGAAATGGTTCTCACTTTTGCAACAGAGGAAGTATTAAGGAAGGTGGGTTCACTGGCATCTGAAGAAATAAAGCTTGCGTGGGGTTTCAAGGGCGAGCTCAAAAAGCTTGAAGAATCACTAAAAATGATTCAAGCTGTACTGCGTGATGCCCAGAAACGGCAAGTGATCAGCGGAGATGCTGTTCAAATTTGGCTAAAGGATCTTGAAGAGAGGGCTTATGATGCGGAGGATGTGCTGGATGAGTTCTCGTACGAGATGCTCCGACGTCAGGTACAGATTCAAGACCGATTTATGAAGAAGGTTTGCAACTTCTGTTCACTCTCTAGCCCCATTGTGTTCCGAATCAAGATGGGTCACAAAGTGAGGAATGTCATTATCTCACTAGAAAAATCTAAGAACGACGCAAATACCTATGGGCTTAAACCGATGTTATTTATAGATCCAATTTCTCAAATAAGAGCGAGTCGAGAGACCAACTCCGCCGTAGATGATTCAAAATTGGAAGGGAAAATGATGTATTATCTATAGTAAACAAGGTGACTAGCTCATGCAGTAATGATGTCTCTGTAATTCCAATAGTGGGTATGGGGGGCATCGGGAAGACTACGCTTGCTCAACTAATCTACAATGATGAGCGAGTGAAAGAACATTTTGACGTGAGAATTTGGGTATGTGTATCTGAAAATTTTGATGTCAAAAGGATTCTAAAAGAGATTTTGGAATCTCTTACCAAGGAAAGTTGTGGGATTCAAAATTTGGATACCATCCTTGAAAACATTAAGGATAAGTTGGAAGGGAAAAAATATCTTCTTGTACTAGATGATGTTTGGAATGAAGTTGAGAATAAGTGGGAAGATTTCCGAAGTCGTTTGCTGCCAGTGAGTTCAAAAAAAGTGGGAAACGGCATTGTTGTGACTACTCGGAGCGACAAAGTGGCTTCAATTATGAAGCCACATAGTTCTTATTGCTTAGGGAAACTAACAGAAGAAAATTGTCGGGCGATATTTGAGCAAAAGGCATTTGTAGACGGTGGAGCACCGAAGACTCAAGATTTTATTGATATAGGAAGGGGTATTGTGAAAAAATGCGGGGGCGTGCCACTAGCAGCAAAGGTGCTGGGAGGGATCATGGGTTTTAAGAGGGAGAAGCAAGAGTGGTTGTCCATTTTGGAAAGTGAAACCTCGAATTTACGAGAAAGTGAGGATGGGATCATAGCAGTATTGAAGTTGAGCTTTGACAATTTGCCATCGGTTTCTTTGAAACAATGCTTCGCATACGCTGCAATTTTCCCCAAGGATTACGTCATTAAGAGAGTAAAGCTAATCAAACTATGGATGGCTCAAGGATTTCTTGAGTCATCTCAAGAGTGCGGTTTGGTGATGGAAGACAAAGGTAATGAGTACTTCAATGTCCTGTTGCAGAATTCCTTGTTTCAAGATGTTGAAAGGGATGTATATGGGGATATCGAAACATGCAAGATGCATGATCTTGTGCATGACCTTGCACAATCTGTTTCCAAATCTGAAATCCTGGTTTTGGAGGGTGGATATCAGGGGAATGAAATCCCTGCAGTCCGACATTTGTCATTGACAGATTATGAAGAAGGGAAGCACATAGTTGGGAAGGACAATGGTAAAAAATTACGCACCTTAATTTTATCAGGGGTTGTTAATGTTTCCGATGAGTTGTTAGTTTACTCGAAATGCTTGAGAGTTTTAGATTTAAGCCAGAGTGAAATCAAGGTTCTGCCAGATTCTGTTGGGAAGTTGAAACATTTAAAGTACCTTGATGTCTCCAGTACTGACATTGTAAGGTTGCCGGATTCAATTACCAAGCTA
This genomic stretch from Malania oleifera isolate guangnan ecotype guangnan chromosome 3, ASM2987363v1, whole genome shotgun sequence harbors:
- the LOC131150624 gene encoding putative disease resistance protein RGA3; this translates as MGGIGKTTLAQLIYNDERVKEHFDVRIWVCVSENFDVKRILKEILESLTKESCGIQNLDTILENIKDKLEGKKYLLVLDDVWNEVENKWEDFRSRLLPVSSKKVGNGIVVTTRSDKVASIMKPHSSYCLGKLTEENCRAIFEQKAFVDGGAPKTQDFIDIGRGIVKKCGGVPLAAKVLGGIMGFKREKQEWLSILESETSNLRESEDGIIAVLKLSFDNLPSVSLKQCFAYAAIFPKDYVIKRVKLIKLWMAQGFLESSQECGLVMEDKGNEYFNVLLQNSLFQDVERDVYGDIETCKMHDLVHDLAQSVSKSEILVLEGGYQGNEIPAVRHLSLTDYEEGKHIVGKDNGKKLRTLILSGVVNVSDELLVYSKCLRVLDLSQSEIKVLPDSVGKLKHLKYLDVSSTDIVRLPDSITKLYHLQTLNMEYCRSLQELPKEMRALINLRHLGLTPIIAVTIMKDGPIEMRRLIHLRTLPVFVVGRGRGRRIGELEPLNELRGELWISDLQHVRGKEEAEKANLKGKKNIEALKLQWDNDDEVGIGENDAEVLEGLQPHLDLKRLIIHGFGGIAVSPSWMAKLSNLQELVIYRCHKLKSILPPNLEGFPPSLRELRVCHCEELTSLQFGTSLNILVIIDCPNLESVPADLLKLHSLSYLCIWECKRLSSLPEGLLCCLPELKSLVLGEFNEELDGFPSLLCSTNHHCHHQFQLESLSLYGWPKLKSLPNHELEQLLPRLSSLRFLLIEKFGGLEALPELLPKNLRDLNLEDCKDNEHLLESVRSVAKSRNLIVNGYGPDEET